Genomic segment of Bacteroidales bacterium:
ACAGGCAAAATCACAATTTCAACAACAATTCATTAACACTAAATTTTACAATTATGAAAAAACAAATGGTTTTAATCATCGTGGCATTATTTGCAAGTATTTCTGTAGTATTCGGTCAGGGAGCAACCCAGGGTTCAGGACCCAGACCATTAACCGACTGCGAAACAGGACCGCTAAATCCTATTGCAGGTGTTCCTTATGAGTATTCAGCCGAGATAATTCCCGCTGGAGGTACCGCATACTGGTTTGCCACTTTTAATAACACATCTTTCATCTCAGGAGGCACGCTCACAGCCAACCAGGAAGCTGCTGGTGGCGACTTTATTGCAACAGGAGCCACCAACTATAGGAATAGCACACCAGGTGCGACTTCACCAACAACTACCACCATCACATGGAAATCTTCGGGCCTTGCACAGGTTGATGCTACCAATCCACTTTTCCTGGCTATCCATTACGAAGCCCCTGACATGATTGGCTGCGCTGATAACCTCAAGGTTTACCGTATCAATCCAATCAATGCTTTTCTCGTAAATATCTTAAACATTGGAACCGCTGGCTACGATATTGATGCTGAATCATGTGTAAGTGATATTGAGAGTGCAGTGTATGACATGGTCAACAGTGAAATGATGTACGACTTTGGTCAGAATATACTGGCCTACGAAGTTGTAGCAGCAAACTTTACGGAATCCTATGATCTTTCATTGAGGATATTCGGTTTGGAAGATGACCAGACTGCCAATATTTACTGGAACTACGAAAACAATTTTACTACTGCGACTATGCTGGCCGGCGGTCCTTTTTTCAATACAACTGTTGCAGGCCCTACGGTTGAAACATTTGTGCCAAATACTCAAAATGGTGTTTCCGTATTCGTGTGGCTCGAAATCAACAACAATAATTATGAAGGTTTGAATGACACACCGATAACACTTGCTGTTGCAGGTATAAATTCAGCAAACCAGCCAAATGTACGTTGGGATGCCTGCGAAATTCCTGTTGATCTGATGGCTGATCTTGATGATGATAATGCACCGGATCATGCGCTTCATACATTAAAAGCCAGACCTACAGTACTGCCAGGCGGTGGCTTGAACTTCGAACCACAGGTTCAACCGTAACAGTTGAACATGGTATGGAGGCAACAGCAATTTGTGTTTAGCGTGGTGGAAGCAAGCTATGACATTTTCATAGTCCGTGGCTTGCAAAGGAGCTCAGATTGAGAACGCAAACTGTTGCTTACAGCAGATAATGAACGAGCCCGGAATGGGCGATGATATAAGACAACGGGCCTCCAGGAATTGAAGACGAGGCTGTTGGATACCAACGGATCAAAAGGCGCATATTGTGCCCGTTGTCAGACCAGGTTTTAACACCGCGATGCGGTAATTATATGTAAGGTTATGGATCACTGGACGAATGGGTTAAGTGTATTCCCGGGTGCCAATTACAAGCAGTCTGGCATTGGCAAGATGGGTAGTGTTTGGCTAAAGCTATGTGAACTCCAAACCCTTAACACAGTATAATTGAAACACTAAAGACATGATAATATGAGGTTTAAATTAATTCAGTTGCATCATAAAAGCAGGGGCCGCCCTCCCACCAGGATCAAAAGCAGGGAAGGTCTAATAGATTCAATATTTATGATTCAACATTCAAGATTGGAGAACCCGGATGCCCGCAGTAGGATTGGGAATTGGAAATGCGGGACATCGGGTTCGCGGGTTGGTTATTGTTTTGATGAATTACAATCTGCCAATACTTTAGGCAGGATGCGCTTGCCTTATGTCCCTCCTGCCAGGGACTGGGTGATCCATACCTGTCGCGGTAAAACCAAAGCATAACCAGACAGGCATAACCACATAGCTGATTTTATTGAAATGAACTATTGAAGATGAGTTATGGGAAATAGAATTCTGACATGAATAAAATAGCAACATTGAAATTGAAGATTTTCGTGATCGCCGGTAAATCGGCAATCTATCAAGAATTGATTGAGGTATAAATGACCACAATGAACAACGTAACATGAAAAAGAATATAACAAGGTCTGCTGCCAGCCAAAATTCTGGTATGCAGGATCAAAGCAAGAAAGATCAAAAAGAACGAATATGCATTGTTGAGAAAATTCAAGAGTTTCTTGAAATGGTAAGAAACCAGGTGCAAGCTCCCACCAGGGTGTGGGAAGCTTGCCCGTGGTTAACTAAAGTGGTGGGTGCTGATAGGCAAAACCCACAAGTAAAAAATTGATAACAAAGAATTTATATAAAATATATGTAGTTGTAAAATTTGAATTAGTGAATGTGAATTAGTGATTGTGTTGCCTACTGCTGAAGGTTTATCCGTAAGATTCCGGCAGCAACAGAGGCAGAAATTGGAGAAGGAAACCAGGGGTAGTGTCCTGGTGGAATTCATGACTAAGTGAGAAGGGTAGCAGGTGTTGGAAGTGATTAAAATAAGGTAAAGCTTGCCCGCCTGGCGTAAAACGGGCGGGTAAGCAAAAAACCTTAAAAAATGAAAAAATTGGTTCAAGCAATAATCTTTTAAACTTTATTATGAGACGGTTATTTATAAACTTAACGAGGTTGCTGTTCTTCCTGCTGCCTGCCCTGATGGCCATGGAACAATCCATGGCGCAGTCAGGCGTGGTGCATGCAGGCCATACCAGCGAGCTAAGCGTGGTCGTATTCGAAAACGACACCTACTATTGGGATATTTATTCTGATGTAGTTGGAGTAAATTTTGCGACCACTAATGGCAATTGCCCAATCACCGATGCATATTTTGTTGGTGGAAGCGTAGGTCCTACAGTTACAGTAATGTGGGAAACGCCGGGTATTTATTTCTATAAAGTTACCGCTCATACTGATGCAGGTTGTATGAACCTCAAGGTTGGCAAAATGGTAGTGCTTGAACCGCTGCCAACTGCAAGCTTTGTTGATGCGCCTCCGGTTTGTTACGGAGAAATGGCTGCACTAACCGTATTGTTCACAGGAACGCCGCCATTCAGTTTCACTTATACCGATGGTATTGACACATTAACTGTTGATAATATCACCGATTTCTCAACTGAGCTGTTGCTTACACCAACAGCTACAACCAGTTATTGGATTCTTAACGTGGAAGATGCCAACGGTTATCCGAACACAGCATTAGTAGGGCCTGCTGTTATAACTGTGAACCCATTGCCGCAGATCATCACAATCATCACAACCGATGCAGTAGATGCCCAGCCCAATGGAATGGCTGAGATTGTTGCCAGCAGCATGGCTGTACCACTTGAATATTCCATCAATGGGTTCGATTACCAGGATTCAAGGTTCATCACTGGCCTCGTACCGGGCAATTATGTTGTTTGGGTTCGCGATGCAAATGGATGTATTGCAAAAATGCCGTTCATCATCCAGAACATTGTTACCGGCGAAGTTGAACTGATAGCTGGAACAATTTCAAGATGTTTGAACTCCATCGTTGAAATACCGATTATTGCATTCGGATTTGAGGAAATTACCGGATTTACACTGGAGCTGGAATTTGATGATGAAATTCTCAATTTTATCAATATCACAAATATCCATCCTTCACTGCAAATAGGAATGATGAGCAGCTATAGTCCTAAAACAGGATCATTGGTTATTGCGTTCGAAACATCTGTTCCCATCACAATACCACCCGATGAAAGATTGCTCTATATGGAATTTGCCGGTATTGGAGCAGGAATGAGCCTACTCGATTGGCAATTGCCTACATGCGTCTTCCTAGCTGCCGGTGGTTACCCCATCCCAACCATTTATACACATGGAGCTGTTGAAATTCTGCCTTCGCCGCAACTATCAATTACCGGCGATGGAAGCTTCTGCGAAGGCACATGGCATTCGCTTAAAGCTGAATCAAAGGACAGCCAGAATGTTACTTATCAGTGGCAAGGTCCAAACGGTTTGACCCACAATGGTTCAGAATGGTCGCTCGGATATCTTGGCTTATTCCACACAGGTACATACACACTTGTTGCAATGAACAATTTTGGATGCGATACCATTGCTGAGCTCAATGTTGTTGTGAACCCGATTCCTGAAGTCAGTCTGGGTGGCGATGATATTTTGTGTATTGACGAACCGGTATGGCTCGAACCAGGAATTGGCTACATGGCTTACAAATGGCAGGATGGCAGCGTTGAAGCACAATATTATGCTATCAGCGACGGAGATTATTGGGTTGAAGTAACTGATGGCAACGGATGCGTCAACATTGCTGCTGTAACGCTGGTTCCATGTGATATTGAATTGCTGATCCCGAACGCCTTTACGCCCAACGGCGATGGTTTGAATGATGCATTCGGACCGGTAGTACCTAAGGTTCTGCTCGAAAACTTCAACATGCTCATTTATAACAAGTGGGGTCAACTGCTTTACGAAACCGATGATATTACAAAAGGCTGGGATGGTACTTTCAATGGTGAGCCAAGCCAGATGGATGTTTACTCATACGTGATTACGTACGAACTGCCGTCTTACTTCCACGACCGCACCCTGCGCCGCGTAATGGGAAGCGCAATGTTGTTGAGGTAAAAACAAAAATCCGTCCGACCGCTCCAGGCGGTCTGACGGATATGATGTGATCAGAATTTTGCAACCAGCGTGCTTATTTGTCTGGCGGAATTACAAATTCCGCGTAGCCTGAAACCTCTACGAGGTATTTGTATTAATTGGGTTACTTTTTACTACAATACTTTATCGCCTGCAGCGAATCTGCTTCGTAGTGATACGAGTTCCGCGTAGTAGTGGATAAACAAGTGTTATCCGGACACTACTGATTTTAAATCAAATCTTTGCGCCTCCCGATAGCTATCGGGAGCGTCCTGGCGGTAGGAATTATTCAGGCTATATTCAGGATGGTTTAAAACCCGTTTAACTGCATCGTAACCGTTGGGATCAGCAAAAGAAACCCAAGAATAATGAGTGTTACCAGCATCGGGATCACCCATTTCACCCATTTTTCGTAAGGCACGCGCGCAACACCAAGTGCCCCGATCAACACTCCGGAAGTGGGGGTAATCATGTTTGTGAACCCATCGCCAAACTGAAAAGCCATCACAGTAGCCTGACGTGAAATACCTATCAAATCAGAGAATGGAGCCATGATAGGCATCGTAATGGCAGCTTTTGCCGAACCGGAAGGGATCACAACATTTATGACCGTTTGAATGGCATACATCACCCCGATGGACGCAATATCGCCAAAGTCTGACATTGATTTAGAGAGCCCGTACAAAATGGTGTCAATGATACCACCATCTTCAAGGATCACAATAATGCCGCCCGCTAAGCCCACAATAACCGCTGCCCCAAGAATGTCTTTCACACCTTCAAGGAATAACCTTGCAATTTTATCGGCAGAATGCGACATTGACAGGCCGGCGCTAATACCCATGGCCATAAACAAGGTGGCTATTTCCATTACATACCAGCCATAACCCATCACACCGATAATCAGGTAGAGGATCGTAAATGCCAGAAGATGGAGAATAAAAAAGTGAACTGATTTTCTTAGAGTTATCAACCCGCCGATTGCAAAAAGAACTGCTGAAATCGGAATGACACTGATTGTAATACTTGAATTACCAACCGTAAGTGTGGAAACCGGGTAAATAAATGAAAAGATAATCAATGCAGTTTGAACCAACCCAAAAACAATCCATGCAGATAAGGGTGTGTGATATTCTATTTTCTCCAGATCTCCTTCGGCTTTTTCGCGCCAATAGGCATCTTCTTCATAAACAGGTGAAAGCCGTGGATTTTTCTTAACCCTGTGAGCATAATAAAGTATGAACGATATACCGGCGAGGTTCAGCACTACCCAACAAAAAATCCTGTATTCTATTCCGGAAAAAAGTGGAATATCGGCTAGTCCCTGTGCGATGCCAATGGTGAAAGGATTTAGGATCGCACCTGCAAAACCAATATGTGCTGCCACATAAACCATGCAAACACCTATAATGGAATCATAACCCATTCTGATTGCAAGTGGAACAAGGATGATGACAAAAGCAATGGTTTCTTCGCTCATTCCAAAAACCGCCCCGAAAACACTGAACATAAGCATGATCAAAACCAGGACGATGTTGTTCATGCCTAGTTTTCGGATCAGTTTATAACGCTCAAGCCCACGGGTGAAACGAAGGAATGCAAAAATCCCAACATCAATTGCCCGGCTTTGGTTCATGATCCAGAATGCACCTCCTATCATTAAAATAAAAATGATAATGCCC
This window contains:
- a CDS encoding gliding motility-associated C-terminal domain-containing protein encodes the protein MRRLFINLTRLLFFLLPALMAMEQSMAQSGVVHAGHTSELSVVVFENDTYYWDIYSDVVGVNFATTNGNCPITDAYFVGGSVGPTVTVMWETPGIYFYKVTAHTDAGCMNLKVGKMVVLEPLPTASFVDAPPVCYGEMAALTVLFTGTPPFSFTYTDGIDTLTVDNITDFSTELLLTPTATTSYWILNVEDANGYPNTALVGPAVITVNPLPQIITIITTDAVDAQPNGMAEIVASSMAVPLEYSINGFDYQDSRFITGLVPGNYVVWVRDANGCIAKMPFIIQNIVTGEVELIAGTISRCLNSIVEIPIIAFGFEEITGFTLELEFDDEILNFINITNIHPSLQIGMMSSYSPKTGSLVIAFETSVPITIPPDERLLYMEFAGIGAGMSLLDWQLPTCVFLAAGGYPIPTIYTHGAVEILPSPQLSITGDGSFCEGTWHSLKAESKDSQNVTYQWQGPNGLTHNGSEWSLGYLGLFHTGTYTLVAMNNFGCDTIAELNVVVNPIPEVSLGGDDILCIDEPVWLEPGIGYMAYKWQDGSVEAQYYAISDGDYWVEVTDGNGCVNIAAVTLVPCDIELLIPNAFTPNGDGLNDAFGPVVPKVLLENFNMLIYNKWGQLLYETDDITKGWDGTFNGEPSQMDVYSYVITYELPSYFHDRTLRRVMGSAMLLR
- a CDS encoding AbgT family transporter — its product is MLKFKKIPHTFAIVFFIILIAAVLTWIIPPGKYTSEKIVVNDKEQTVMVFRYDHNLPDEMIETAGSGGKIQTWQVFAALFKGFVKQSGIIIFILMIGGAFWIMNQSRAIDVGIFAFLRFTRGLERYKLIRKLGMNNIVLVLIMLMFSVFGAVFGMSEETIAFVIILVPLAIRMGYDSIIGVCMVYVAAHIGFAGAILNPFTIGIAQGLADIPLFSGIEYRIFCWVVLNLAGISFILYYAHRVKKNPRLSPVYEEDAYWREKAEGDLEKIEYHTPLSAWIVFGLVQTALIIFSFIYPVSTLTVGNSSITISVIPISAVLFAIGGLITLRKSVHFFILHLLAFTILYLIIGVMGYGWYVMEIATLFMAMGISAGLSMSHSADKIARLFLEGVKDILGAAVIVGLAGGIIVILEDGGIIDTILYGLSKSMSDFGDIASIGVMYAIQTVINVVIPSGSAKAAITMPIMAPFSDLIGISRQATVMAFQFGDGFTNMITPTSGVLIGALGVARVPYEKWVKWVIPMLVTLIILGFLLLIPTVTMQLNGF